The Dromaius novaehollandiae isolate bDroNov1 chromosome 3, bDroNov1.hap1, whole genome shotgun sequence genome includes the window TAGTGCAATAATGTGCTTGTGTAGTGTGTCGGGTTGACAACTCTTGAGGCAGAAGTCCTGTGTGTAGCAGGAATTAAACAAGTGTTTCCAGGCAAGTCAGTACATCTCAGTGCTGACTAGCTGCTTCACCTCTAGAAATGAAACACAAACTAATTCCTAGAGCTCAGTCAGTCATTACCTCTCAGAAAAGATTGCCCACAGTCCTTGTTGTGAGGACACTTTATGGATGAGGAAGGGTATTCAGATGCCTCTGACACTCCATGAGGTACTGAAATGAAACCATGGACTCTTACTATACAGGCTACCGAACAATTGTCATGGAGTAGCTACCCTTATTAATGTCATCTCTATGAAATTAATTCCTTCCTTGCTTTAAGATATTAAATCCTACAGAGAACATTGTCTTTGCACAACTGCAAAGAGTATGGAAGCTGTGGTGATTTTTGGGAGAGTGTGACACCTCCAAGATAGCTAGTGCTGAAAAGAAGTTCTGTGAGGAAAGGAACAGGGATTTACAGCTGGGTTCTCCCCTCAGCTGTAATTGAATATGATGACAGGCTGAAAGCATTTGGTTTATCTATCTCAtatagaaaagacagaaagtaTTCATATGCTTCACAGGTGGGCTGTGGAGACCTTTCTTACTAATGTGTATTAGGCTGCACATCTTctgattttaagcttttttttttttttttcctctgtggaatTTTAAAGGTTTCTGAGCCCAGCGTTCTTCCACGGATACTACTTGGTCACTCCCAAGAAGTTACCTCTGTTGCTTGGTGTCCTTCAGACTTCACTAAGGTTTGTTTTCTAGAAAACTGTCTTTCCTGTGAAACAATAGATGTGATGTGACAACATCTGCTTTTCAAAATGTAAGCAGTGTTTGTTTATTTGGAAAGATGTTCTTAGTTAATAACTTACAAAAATGTTCAGTTTTGGGGGCAGTAAACCAAACTCGTCACATTAATACAATATATCAaaacttcattattattttaaaatcatttggaCTATTTGATAAGATCTAGCAAATTGTACATCAACAAATACGTCTCCTGATGAGAGCTTTTTACACTAACTCTAGGACACAAAACTGTGTAGCTATTTCTTCAGGGCTTTCATAAGCCAACAGCTTGTTTCGTGGTTCCATATTTATGTCTTCCTTACCTAGCTGACCATTGATACGTGTCAGATTTGTACAGAGTGGCAAGAAGTTTTGAATGTCCTTTCAAGAACACGTGTGttctttaattgttttttttcctaaagctgaGCTGTTCCTATGACAAATGTTTGTCATAGGAACCCATGGTGGAACTGGGTCGGTAATTATCCACTAAGTATCACTAAAAGGAAAAGAATCGTGGTAGGAAGCTGGGTAACATGGTCAGCCTAGCTCAAAATGAGAAATAACTCTGAAAAATCCTAGAGAGTGTCCTAACAATAGCTAGTTTCTTTTACCTGACAGTATTAAGCAATTCAGCCACTTTCCCTAACTTTCATTAGAGCACCAGGGCTTTCAAAATAGCTTTGCAGTGCAGGAGATGGGAGTCTTGCAGACAAACGTACGAAGAATTGTTCTAGTTGTATACAGCATGCAGGAATATGTGAACTATCATTTTAGATTAAATCTGTGGTATGTGTAGCCCAGCATCCTGACCATGATAGTTTGGAAATGCAGATCAACATAGCCTTTAAAATCTTTGTCAATGCAGGTAAGAAATAGTTAGCTGTTGTACAAATTCTGAAGCATGAAGACAAGTGAAAATGATAATGTTAAGAAAAGATGGGGAGCTACTTGGAGTGATTTGATAGGCAGAGTTGCTTTCTGTAAGAACAATATTGGTGTCATAGGGGTCAGAGTAGAGACATTTTCCTGTCCATATTACTATGAACTTTGGCCACAGCACTTCCTTTTTCTTGCTGCTGATTCCCAAGTGAATCGCTAGATAATTGGCCCAAGGAGAGCCATAAAAGTGTGGGATAGGCAGGCTCTGTTGCTTCTCTGAAATAGATGCCATAGATCATTTTAGAATGCAAGAAACCAAGGCTGGAATCTAGACTAATGTTTCTAGCAGAGTTGATTTCCCTGCCAGATACTGCTAACATCAGGGTCTGTGGAGATAGTGCTCAAGGCTAGTGCAACAGCCTTCCAACGTCACCTTTTCAGTGCGTTGCAAACGTTTGTCCCCAAGCAGAAAAGGTCCTGAATGACGGAGGCAGCCCTAGATGCAAGTGCAGAAATGTCCCAAGCTGTTTTCAGTTTCTTGGAACATATACAGTGGGGCATGACTGGATGGCTTTTTTTGTCTGAATGGTTGAAATTTCAAAATATGCATTGGCCCTCCCTGAGTAGGCTGTCATCTGTCACAGAGCTATGCTAACGCAAATGGTTTCTAATGGCTGAGACTTTTCTAGCAGGAAAACATAAAGGCTTTTTGCCTGTGAGGCAGCCTTGCTCCTTTAAAAGCAGTACACTCTGATACACTAATGCAATAGGCTTgcgttgttttgtttgttttatgggCAAATCCGGTACCCCCTCAACCAGGGTTTCACCTTGCGTTCATATTGGCACGGTATGTCAGGCACAGCTGTTCTAGTTGAGCTGGCCTGTGAACCACTGGATGTGGCCTAGTTGCTCCAACAAACTAATTTGTACTGTAGATTGCCACATGCTCTGATGACAACACTGTGAGGATTTGGCGCTTACGACGTTGTCCTGAGGAGGAGAAATCGGCGTTCAGCAAAATCAACTTGGTAGGCTGGGTCACTCAGAAGAAACCAGAAGAACAAAGTGGCGTAGGTAAGAACATGCATGTTCTCTGTACCAGCAGAAGCTTTCTGCTTGTCTTAgtcttcaatttttttcatattagcGAATAATTCATATAACCAGCCAGATACTTCTACTGGTAAGTACTTCTACCACCAACTAGAGGAGCTAGCTGAAATATCTTACAGCTATGCTGAAGTCTCCGTGACCAGGCTGCATGGCAAATGTTTATTAACGCAGCTTATTGGGCAGCCAGATCTTCACCAGGCATCAGCAGAGTAATTGATAATTGACCAGCCAAAGCAGATGCGCCTGCATGGACTTCGGTAACTGCCAGAGCTGGAACACAGAATCACGGGCTTCAGAACCGAGTCCTTGCAGCTCCAGATAAAAAGGATTTCGTAATTAGCTATTAACaatgtggtgggtttttttggttttttttgtttttttttttttttttaatcacatagtAGCCGAGAGCAGGAAGGTCATATGCTTCTTTGAATTTGATATTTTACCTAGTAAAGGGCTAGCGGCACATATAGAGCCCTGGAACTTTGAATCGTTTCCTCCTGCCCAGCAGATGAATTCTGCACAGTATTCTTTGCTACTGCTATTAGGTGTCACATTTCTTTCTTCGCTTCATACGGTCAGAGGTACTGACTGTCCTGTACCAATGGCATTCAGtggaaagacttaaaaaaaatgccCATAGCCAATCACCATGTGTACATAATGTTCCAAAGTTAATCAATAACATTCATCCATTCACCTGTTAAAGCTAGTTCTGCAGAGCAGAAGGTAGCCTCTGGACAGTACTGCAAACCAAAAGAAGAGAGTATTGCATCATAGCATTACTTCTGACCTGTCTGAAACTTGCAGTGTGTTGTGTTAGTGCAGGTGAGTGGAGAATAACCCCCCCAAAAGTGAGATAAGATGAGCTTCCCTGTATAGTAGCTCTAAAACTAAGTATACAATagctctgcagcagctgttgATGTGACTTCCTGTGTTCCACCTATCTTTTCAAGCCACTCTCCAAATTAATTTCATCTTGGCTAACACAAATACAGGCTGAAGGTCTCCCTGTCCCACTAATGGGATAACATTGCATCTAACCTTTTGCCGGTGAGTAACAGTCTTGCAGGAAGCTTGCAGGACAATAGGAGGGAGAGCGCCAGGTCTGCTCCATAGCTGGTAAATTGTTTGTATGTGTGCATACACCCTGCTTCAGAGAGGCCTGAGAAAACACTTTGTGTACTATTTTCGGCAAAAGAGAAGTAAGCCTAAGGCTAGTCTAGAAGCCCAAAACCTAAAGTAGTTTGTATGCTGAACTTTACAAATCAGCTTTAGCAATTATACTAGAAAAACAGCTTATTTCTCATTGTTGTTACTGCATTAGAGCTAcacaggagggaagaggaagtaCAGAGACCTTGCAAACACAACAGCAGGCTTCCTGCTGACCTTGGCTCTTGAACACAAAGCACGTGCTGTTAGAATATACGAGCTATCTGCAGAGACTGATTCAGAGCTGCCAAGCCGAGTACTATTGCAGGCCTGCTGGGATGAGATCTAGGTAGTTCCCCACCCATCTATGTGGAACAAATTGTGAGACAGGCTGTGTATTGACTGTTGACCTATATCATGAAGTGTGGCAAgcagtttccttttctttggaaaCTATTTTTGTGGTTTCACTAAGTTGCGCTactttctttatatttttgtgtAACCAAATTTCTGGAGCTGGCCTGTATGAGAAAAATTCATGACTCTTAAAACTGGAGGTTCGTAGTATCACTTTAGAAAACTTATAGCAGAAGGGAGAGAAGGCAGTAAACATCTGAAATACCTACTTTGGTGTGATGCAGGTAGACTACAGGTATTTACAGTATTTATTGCAAAGAGGCTTGTGCATCCTAAATGGAATGGCAACATAAGTGGAAGCAGCTTGGATCTGGCTTAGTAGAAGCCTGAACAATGCGTACAATCTTACAGAAAAGTCTGATCTTTATGTTGTTTCCCAGGCTTCAGGGTGTAGTTGGTTTGCTTTCCAGCATGGCGTCCATCCAACCCTCCAAGACAGCTTTCCCCCATCCCCCGGCCCATTATCTAGTGAATCCACAGTGTAATTTTCAGACTGTGGCAGGATTGCGAATGCTCATGCCCAGCTACTCATGCTATATTTCTGCTGTATGAATTTGCAGATGCTCATTAGGGATTGAGAGCTGCTAAGCTTGCTAGTTTTCTTCTACCTCTAAGAGCTTAGATTTTTAAGTGCAACTAACTCTCCAGCTGAGATATTGTCTTGTAAGTGCTCATTAAAGTAAAGATTAGGAGAACCAATCTTGGCAGTGACGTTCTCTTCATCCAGATTGAAGCAAGTTGTTATGAAATAGCACAATTCATCAGGAAAGGGGCCTTTAAATCTGCTCTGGGCTTCAAAGTGATTTGTAGTGGGATCCAGTAGTATGGGATCCTATTCAGTTTGCCCTGATGCACCAGTactaatatatatgtatatattattgtAGTAAAAGGAAGGCTCAAAAGGAGGTTAGTATGGTATATAATCAGGGTTGTATAGTGGTCGCTCGACAGGTTACTTGTGAGAGAGTCCGGCCTTCCAAAGCAATGGCAGGGCATTCCCACTACACTTCTCGCTGTCCTTATGAAGTGCTTTACAGTGTAACAGCtaatgcagagaattaggagttcAGATTAAATCCCTGCTGTACAGAAAATGTCTAGAGCCCTTGCGCTCAGCAGTAGAAATGTGTAAGGTGGATAATGTGCTATCCTGTTCGGTTGCATCACCTCAACTGAGGTGAGTAGAAAGCAGGCATTTAACAGACCCACTAATGTATTCTATGCTGGAGGGCGACAGGGATTAAAAATCCCTCTAATATTGCTGTAGACCAAGATGTTTGCTACCTATGATTCCCAGTGTTACTGTCGAGGTCTTAATGCCCCACTTGTAAACCTACCTGTGACTACTTTGTTTCATGTTTCAAGAAGCTACTGTTTTAAAAGCAGGCGCTTTTACATAGTAGCTAGTGAGCTGTAAAGCCATTGTGACGTGTTTGTCTGGGAATCATTTGTTTTAGAGAAATGACTTAGCACAGCGAGAGAACTTATTTTCTTTAGAATTTGAGTACTTGTGCAGGAGGTGAAGAATTTCTCACATTTGTCTAGGTGTGGTAAATAACTGGCTACTATCCTTGTACTGGCTACTATCTTTGTACTGATATAGCATTGCAGAAAATTCTCTAGGAAAAGGGCAATAGGATGAAAGCATgtcctttcctgttctttttatcttaaaataTACAACCGTTCACACCTGACTAGGAGCATTATTCATATGGTAGGGCATTCTCATATAAGGCTTCCTCAGTGTTACAACTAGCTATGGGACCTGCTTACAATACCTTTGTCCCTCAACTCAATTATGAAACCATTAAAGATTTTAGTGCAGTTAGGAACCTAATCTTGTCCTCAGACAGCTTCTCAGAAGAGAGCTATCTGGACTAAGCCATTACAAAGTTTCCAGCAGGGCTAGATAAACTTAGAAGATTCAAGACCTATTTTGTCTATCCATCAGTTCCTTGGCTGTAGTTCATGTAAGCAGTGCTAGTTACAGGAGGGATAGAAGTCAGACATGAAGTAAGCATTCTGTTTTATAGTTACCAATATGATATACTATTTTAAATAGGACTTGTGTTAGTTTAACTGAAATTAGAAGGACTTACGCAATCTGTAAGTCAAAAGGCTATGTCTGAGAAGTGGGGTCAGGGCTAAATTCAGAATCTCCTAGCTGGAAGGGGTACTTATAAAAGGGCTGTCTTTAGTCTGCTGGTCTGTGTCCCTCATTGGACTGTTTATTTCTCCTCTCGCAGATCTGCCAACCAGCCCGCAGAGTATGCCTGCAAAGGTCTTCGCAGTGGGCAACCCATGTATTTCCTCACCACGtccagctgcctgtgctcccagttATTCAGGAGACCTTCCTCTTTCTACAAGCACTCCAACAGGCTCTCTCAAAACCCAGATGGCCACAACCTGTACAccagcaaagcagagcagagccagCCCATGTGCTTCTCCCAAACTGATACCTTCCTCCAAAATGTCCATTAGACATTGGGTTACTAGGACTCCGGGCTCTTCTCCTCTAGACACAGGGGAAAAGGCTCCTTCTCCTAGGAAAGCCCTGGCAGAAGTCACGCAAGGTCTCTTGGAGACAGCTTGCACTCCTAAAGCAGCGCAATCACAGTTTGAAAAGCGTGCCAAAAGAAGGCTTGATTGCAGCAAGGAAGATGACGTGGGGCAGAAGTGTCTGCACACCTGTAGCTGTGTGGCTGAACTGGACCATGTGGCTAAGAAATCCAAGCTAAATTTATGTCACTTGGCTGCAGGCCAAAAAGCTTCCGATGAAAGTTCTTTAAGTCTGGCTGAGTTGGATAATGACCGTGAAGGCTCTAGCCACAGCCCAAAAGAGCCTTCTTTTCCTGGAAGCCCTATTAATCCATCAGGAGTTCAAACTCCCCCTCTTTTCAGATCTCCTTGCGGGAAAGGGACTGACATAGTAGATAAAGAAAATAGTTCACCTGAAAGAAAAAACTGGCTGTCTGCTCTGGGAGAGAAACTAAGGACTGGCAAAGCTGGCATCCCGAATACATCAAACAGCCCCCCATCATCTTGTAACCCCAGTGCAAAACGACAAGaggcagcgacagtggccacttCACCAAGAGCTGTAAGTAGAACAGTCAGTCATGGTGGTCGTGAAAGAGGTTATCACTAGTTACCACTCTCTCCTCAAGCATGTTTAGTTCTCTCCTACTCAGGCATTTCAAGAATTATCTGATCTCTTTGATTATAGACAAAAAAAAGAGATGATTTCTGGCCTAAATAAGCCCCAGTACTGGTCTAACAAGCACACTAATGCCTTCATCCCCATAGAGGAAGAGAATTTTCAGAATTGTTTGGTCCCTCATCTGAAAGGGACTTAAAGCACACGGGAGCTAAGAAATCCTTGCAGTCCCTGGCTGGGTGTTCTAAGTATGTAGCCATCATCTGAAATAAAGCTCTGCTCCGAGAAGCGTAATAATGACAGCACCTTTCCTGGCAGATGTACTGTTTATATGTGTTCACCGTCATATCTGCCTATTTATGTTACTGCAAAGTCACTTCAGCATTGGAAGAAAGAGCTAAATTTTATTCTAGCCCAGGTACCAAAGAAGTTGTTACCCATGTGAAAACTGGGGCACTAAATTCTGCCATTGGTTCCTTCTGTTGAAAACTAATAGAAAATTAAGGGGTTGCAGAAGAGTCAGAGGGCAGGATGTGACCTACATAGTCCTACTTTTGACGTATGAAAAGCTCATCCTAGGATCTGAAGGTTAAGCTTGTAAAGCAGTTAAAAAGTTGGCATGGGAGATTGAGGGTTTGACCTGCAAACGATTATGATATGatgattacatttttaaaacGAACTCATCTATTCTCTGAAACTGGGCCCCAAATCCTACAGTGTCTTTAACTTAGACTCTTATTTCAGTAAATCTTATGTAAACTTTCAGTCATCAAATTTTAGTTGCACTCTCAATTGAGTATCTGATACTAGAGGTTGTTGCCATGACTAAGGGTTATTTTGGTAAAATATCTCCTGTTTTACCCAATTTCATCTCTTTCAGCACTTCTGTCAGATGTGAAGGGGACAAGCCACCACTCCTTATCTTTAAGTCATGCATAGGATTTGAGCTCTTAGTATTGTGATTGGACCAAGAAATTTTGGTTATAATAAACCTAGAACTGCTTGTGCTTGATGCTGTGCATGtttaaacagaagacaaaaagattTGCCCTGGAGAGAGATTACTGTGGAAGAGTTCTCTTTCTACTCAGTATGCTTTAGCTCAAATCGCAGGATGCTCATGGCCAGCATTGCACACAAAGCCTGACAAGGTGCTTAGAGTGCCACCAAAACTCATTGATCTATTATATCTTGGAAATCTGCAGCTCTATTATCTGCTGTAGACAAGCCGAAACCGCAGCCAGAGTGCTTCTCCTAGGGCAGTAAGGCAGCCCCGGGTTTTAGCCAATGTTTCCTGTAGCTACTAAGCTTCTTATCTATAAGACAGATTATAGCAAAGAACCTCTCATTTAGAGTCTTATTTGAGGGGCTAAACAAACTGGAGCAATGATGGAGGGGAGACTTTAAGACTCCTGCAGCATATGAAGTGTTAATCTTGAAAGGTTTCTTCATGTTGTTTTTTCTAGGCTGTAACCACTTCAGTTTCCATGAGGAAGATCTGCACATACTTCCACAGAAAGTCACAGAATGACTAAAGCAGTGTGCAGCAGTTGTACCTGGTGGATGTTGACGCTGTGGTATCAAGACCAGATTTAGCAACACTGACAGAGCAATGCACTGGGATTACACAGCTTGTTGTCAGACGTTAATAAACATggatttttaatctgtttttaaaccTGTTAACACTTGAAATCAGCTGAGCATGGAACACTTACACAATGCGTATGGAGACTCATGGTCTCTTAGTGAGTTCAGATGATGGATTTTTCAATACGTTTTTTGTTTTATGaagaaaactgaatatttttcatgtgGCAACTGACAAATTCCAAAGGCAGGAGCATATTTGCTGTGTGCTGGTGACAGGCGTGTACAGCTTGTCAGTTCGTGTTACTAATCTGCTATGGAAATTTTCTCTGCTTAAGACTCCTGCGGAAAGCCTTTACACCCTCTTGAGTAGCAAGTGTTAGAATGTCTATGGAGAAGCTCTTACTGGGGCCAGACCTGAGCCACTTTGTGCTGGGTGGTATTGCTACAGCTGTTCCTCTAGTACAGCAATGACTCTGATTTTGGCAGGAAAGTTATAAATGTGGCTTCCTATAAATATAAAAGACTTCTAAATGCCCTGTGTATCTGTCTCCATCTGATGGCACAGCTGGTGATTGTAGAAGACAAAGTATATTCAAGTGTGTGATGCCTGTACTCCTCTTGCCATCACTGACTTTTGGGTCATCAGCACTACAGCTGTTAAGGCTGACAGCCTGTCACTTCTTTGAAATAAAGTAGTGGCAAGGTGTGTTACAAAGGATTAGTTTAATCTATCCCAAATAAGCATTCCATGACAGATGGTTGCTCAGTGACCTCTCACAGATGCAGCCTGTAGCAAAGACACTAATAACTGcttataaaataatttcagaacaGTTTTATAAACAGCATTTATAAAATAATA containing:
- the DTL gene encoding denticleless protein homolog isoform X2, encoding MLCRSLLRRAGAAPPRQASAYPLQHLLDSYQCRREDDHLSYGEVGVPVPPFGCTFSAAPNLENVLAVANEEGFVRLYDTEAQSSSKLIFKEWQAHSNAVFDLAWVPGEHRIVTASGDQTAKVWDVRAGELLGICKGHQCSLKSVAFSRFEKDGFYRQVNQIGGAHNVVDKQTPSKTKKKRQNLRGLAPLVDFQQSVTVVLLQDEHTLISAGAVDGVIKVWDLRRNYATYRQDPVPFKSFCYPGTSTRKLGYSSLVLDSTGANLFANCTDDSIYMFNMTSLRTTPVAVFSGHQNSTFYIKSSVSPDDQFLVSGSSDCNAYIWKVSEPSVLPRILLGHSQEVTSVAWCPSDFTKIATCSDDNTVRIWRLRRCPEEEKSAFSKINLVGWVTQKKPEEQSGVDLPTSPQSMPAKVFAVGNPCISSPRPAACAPSYSGDLPLSTSTPTGSLKTQMATTCTPAKQSRASPCASPKLIPSSKMSIRHWVTRTPGSSPLDTGEKAPSPRKALAEVTQGLLETACTPKAAQSQFEKRAKRRLDCSKEDDVGQKCLHTCSCVAELDHVAKKSKLNLCHLAAGQKASDESSLSLAELDNDREGSSHSPKEPSFPGSPINPSGVQTPPLFRSPCGKGTDIVDKENSSPERKNWLSALGEKLRTGKAGIPNTSNSPPSSCNPSAKRQEAATVATSPRAAVTTSVSMRKICTYFHRKSQND
- the DTL gene encoding denticleless protein homolog isoform X1, translating into MLCRSLLRRAGAAPPRQASAYPLQHLLDSYQCRREDDHLSYGEVGVPVPPFGCTFSAAPNLENVLAVANEEGFVRLYDTEAQSSSKLIFKEWQAHSNAVFDLAWVPGEHRIVTASGDQTAKVWDVRAGELLGICKGHQCSLKSVAFSRFEKAVFCTGGRDGNIMVWDIRCNKKDGFYRQVNQIGGAHNVVDKQTPSKTKKKRQNLRGLAPLVDFQQSVTVVLLQDEHTLISAGAVDGVIKVWDLRRNYATYRQDPVPFKSFCYPGTSTRKLGYSSLVLDSTGANLFANCTDDSIYMFNMTSLRTTPVAVFSGHQNSTFYIKSSVSPDDQFLVSGSSDCNAYIWKVSEPSVLPRILLGHSQEVTSVAWCPSDFTKIATCSDDNTVRIWRLRRCPEEEKSAFSKINLVGWVTQKKPEEQSGVDLPTSPQSMPAKVFAVGNPCISSPRPAACAPSYSGDLPLSTSTPTGSLKTQMATTCTPAKQSRASPCASPKLIPSSKMSIRHWVTRTPGSSPLDTGEKAPSPRKALAEVTQGLLETACTPKAAQSQFEKRAKRRLDCSKEDDVGQKCLHTCSCVAELDHVAKKSKLNLCHLAAGQKASDESSLSLAELDNDREGSSHSPKEPSFPGSPINPSGVQTPPLFRSPCGKGTDIVDKENSSPERKNWLSALGEKLRTGKAGIPNTSNSPPSSCNPSAKRQEAATVATSPRAAVTTSVSMRKICTYFHRKSQND